The following coding sequences are from one Nicotiana tabacum cultivar K326 chromosome 1, ASM71507v2, whole genome shotgun sequence window:
- the LOC107798381 gene encoding phosphoenolpyruvate carboxylase-like: MATRNLEKLASIDAQLRALVPGKVSEDDKLVEYDALLLDRFLDILQDLHGEDLKEMVQECYELSAEYEGKHDPKKLEELGNVLTSLDPGDSIVIAKAFSHMLNLANLAEEVQIAYRRRQKLKRGDFADENNATTESDIEETFKKLVGDLKKSPQEVFDALKNQTVDLVLTAHPTQSVRRSLLQKHGRIRDCLAQLYTKDITPDDKQELDEALQREIQAAFRTDEIRRTAPTPQDEMRAGMSYFHETIWKGVPKFLRRVDTALENIGINERLPYNAPLIQFSSWMGGDRDGNPRVTPEVTRDVCLLARMMAANLYYSQIEELMFELSMWRCNDDLRVRAAELYRSSRRDTKHYIEFWKTIPPSEPYRVILGDVRDKLYQTRERTRQMLAHGISDIPEDATYNNVEQFLEPLELCYRSLCECGDRPIADGSLLDFLRQVSTFGLSFVRLDIRQESDRHTDVLDAITQHLEIGSYREWSEERRQEWLLSELSGKRPLFGPDLPRTEEIADVLDTLHVIAELPSDCFGAYIISMATAPSDVLAVELLQRECHVKQPLRVVPLFEKLDDLESAPAAVARLFSIEWYRNRINGKQEVMVGYSDSGKDAGRFSAAWQLYKAQEELIKVAKEHGVKLTMFHGRGGTVGRGGGPTHLAILSQPPDTIQGSLRVTVQGEVIEQSFGEEHLCFRTLQRFTAATLEHGMHPPVSPKPEWRALMDEIAVIATEKYRSIVFKEPRFVEYFRLATPELEYGRMNIGSRPSKRKPSGGIESLRAIPWIFAWTQTRFHLPVWLGFGAAFKYAIEKDIKNLRMFHEMYNEWPFFRVTIDLVEMVFAKGNPGIAALYDKLLVSEDLLPFGELLRSNYEETRSLLLQIAGHKDLLEGDPYLKQRLRLRDSYITTLNLLQAYTLKRIRDPNYHVTLRPHISKDYMESKSAAELVQLNPTSEYAPGLEDTLILTMKGIAAGLQNTG; encoded by the exons ATGGCGACACGGAATTTGGAGAAATTGGCATCAATTGATGCACAGTTAAGGGCATTGGTTCCTGGCAAAGTTTCTGAGGATGATAAGTTGGTTGAGTATGATGCTTTGCTTTTGGATCGGTTTCTTGATATTCTTCAGGATTTACATGGGGAAGATCTTAAGGAAATG GTCCAAGAATGTTATGAACTTTCTGCGGAATACGAAGGCAAGCACGATCCAAAGAAACTGGAGGAGCTTGGAAATGTGTTGACAAGTTTGGATCCAGGGGATTCCATTGTCATTGCTAAAGCTTTCTCTCACATGCTTAATTTGGCCAACTTGGCCGAGGAGGTGCAGATCGCCTACCGTCGACGACAAAAGTTGAAAAGGGGGGACTTTGCTGATGAGAACAATGCAACAACTGAATCAGATATTGAAGAAACTTTCAAGAAACTTGTAGGGGATTTGAAAAAGTCTCCTCAAGAAGTTTTCGATGCTCTGAAAAATCAGACTGTGGATTTAGTCTTAACTGCTCATCCTACTCAATCTGTCCGAAGATCTTTGCTTCAAAAGCACGGAAG GATCCGAGATTGCTTGGCTCAGTTGTATACTAAAGACATTACACCCGATGATAAACAAGAGCTTGATGAGGCTTTACAGAGGGAG ATTCAAGCTGCTTTCCGCACTGATGAGATTCGGAGGACTGCTCCAACTCCACAAGATGAAATGAGAGCTGGAATGAGCTACTTTCATGAAACTATTTGGAAGGGTGTTCCAAAGTTCCTTCGCCGTGTTGACACAGCTCTAGAAAACATAGGGATCAATGAACGACTTCCTTACAATGCTCCTCTTATTCAATTCTCCTCTTGGATGGGTGGTGATCGAGATG GCAATCCAAGAGTGACTCCTGAGGTCACAAGAGATGTCTGCTTACTAGCAAGAATGATGGCAGCGAATTTGTACTATTCGCAAATAGAAGAACTCATGTTTGAG TTATCTATGTGGCGTTGCAATGATGACCTTCGTGTTCGAGCAGCTGAACTTTACAGGTCCTCAAGGAGGGACACCAAGCACTACATAG AATTTTGGAAAACAATTCCACCAAGTGAACCTTACCGTGTAATTCTTGGCGATGTAAGAGATAAGCTGTATCAGACACGTGAGCGTACTCGCCAAATGTTAGCTCATGGAATCTCTGATATTCCTGAGGATGCAACTTATAATAATGTTGAGCAG TTCTTGGAACCTCTTGAACTCTGCTACAGATCTCTTTGTGAATGTGGTGATCGCCCCATTGCCGATGGAAGCCTTCTGGATTTTCTTAGACAAGTTTCTACCTTCGGACTCTCATTTGTGAGACTTGACATAAGACAAGAGTCAGACCGCCACACTGACGTCCTTGATGCCATTACCCAGCACTTGGAAATCGGTTCATATCGAGAGTGGTCTGAAGAACGTAGACAGGAGTGGCTTCTTTCTGAACTCAGTGGCAAGAGACCTTTATTTGGACCTGATCTTCCAAGAACCGAAGAAATTGCTGACGTTTTAGATACACTCCATGTCATAGCAGAACTTCCATCTGACTGCTTCGGGGCATATATCATCTCAATGGCCACTGCACCCTCTGACGTGCTTGCAGTTGAGCTCCTACAGCGTGAATGCCATGTGAAGCAACCTTTACGAGTGGTTCCACTTTTCGAAAAATTGGATGATCTGGAGTCTGCTCCTGCTGCTGTTGCGCGTCTGTTCTCAATCGAGTGGTACAGAAACCGGATCAATGGCAAACAAGAGGTCATGGTTGGGTATTCAGACTCTGGCAAGGATGCTGGTCGGTTTTCAGCAGCGTGGCAGCTATATAAGGCTCAAGAGGAGCTTATAAAAGTTGCCAAAGAACATGGTGTGAAGCTAACTATGTTCCACGGTAGAGGTGGTACAGTAGGAAGAGGAGGTGGGCCCACCCATCTTGCTATATTGTCTCAGCCACCAGATACAATTCAGGGATCTCTCCGTGTCACAGTTCAGGGTGAAGTTATCGAGCAATCGTTTGGGGAGGAACACTTGTGTTTTAGGACTCTCCAACGTTTCACTGCTGCTACCCTTGAACATGGGATGCATCCACCCGTCTCTCCAAAACCTGAATGGCGTGCACTTATGGATGAAATCGCGGTTATTGCTACAGAGAAGTATAGGTCAATAGTATTCAAAGAACCTCGATTTGTTGAGTACTTCCGCTTGGCCACACCTGAGCTAGAGTATGGTCGAATGAACATTGGCAGCCGTCCATCAAAGCGTAAACCTAGTGGAGGAATAGAATCACTCAGAGCTATTCCATGGATCTTTGCCTGGACGCAAACTAGGTTTCATCTCCCCGTCTGGCTTGGCTTTGGAGCGGCATTTAAGTATGCCATTGAGAAGGATATAAAAAACCTTCGCATGTTTCACGAAATGTACAATGAATGGCCATTCTTTAGAGTCACTATTGACTTGGTTGAGATGGTGTTCGCCAAGGGAAACCCAGGTATTGCAGCTTTGTATGATAAGCTTCTCGTTTCAGAAGATTTGTTGCCTTTCGGTGAGCTTTTGAGGTCCAACTACGAGGAGACAAGGAGCCTCCTTCTCCAG ATTGCTGGACACAAGGATCTTCTGGAGGGAGACCCCTACTTGAAACAACGACTCAGGCTGCGTGATTCCTACATCACAACCTTAAACTTGTTGCAAGCCTACACACTCAAGCGTATACGTGATCCTAACTACCATGTCACGCTAAGGCCTCATATTTCCAAGGATTACATGGAATCGAAGTCAGCTGCTGAACTTGTGCAGCTGAACCCGACAAGTGAATATGCCCCCGGCTTAGAGGACACACTCATCTTGACGATGAAGGGTATTGCTGCTGGACTGCAGAATACCGGTTAA